The genomic window CGCCGGGTGACGGCTCGGCCGACGTGATCCAGATCGCGGCCGGCCAGAAAGAAGCGCCGAACCTCGTGGCGCTTCTCGCCAACCCCGCGCTGCCGAAGATCTTCCATTTCGGGCGCTTCGATATCGCCGTGCTGTTCAACGCTTTCGGCGTCACCTGTGCGCCGGTGTTCTGCACCAAGATCGCTTCGCGGCTGACGCGCACCTATACGGACCGTCACGGCCTGAAGGACAATCTGAAGGAGCTGATGGAGGTCGATATTTCCAAGCAGCAGCAGTCCTCCGATTGGGGCGCCGAGACGCTGACGGACGCACAGCTCGAATATGCCGCCTCCGACGTGCTTTATCTGCACGGCCTGAGGGACAAGCTGAGTGCCCGGCTCGAACGGGACGGACGGATGGCGCTTGCGGAGGCGTGCTTCGAGTTCCTGCCGACACGCGCGAAGCTCGATCTCATCGGCTGGGAAGAAACCGACATCTTCGCCCATAGCTGATCCGACGGACAGGAGCCGGTCATGAACGGGAATGGTCTGGCCAAGCGGCTTCTGGATGTAATCGAGAACGACATCCTGCCGCTGACTGAGCGCGGCGTTGCCGACGGCAACAAGGTCTTCGGCGCGGCGATCCTGCGCAAGTCGGATCTGTCGCTCGTCATCGCCGAAACCAACAACGAAACGGAAAATCCGCTCTGGCACGGCGAAGTTCACACGCTGAAGCGCTTCTACGAGATGGCGGAGACGCCGCCGACGGGCGAGCTGATCTTCCTATCGACGCACGAGCCCTGCTCGATGTGCCTGTCGGCGATCACCTGGGCGGGCTTCGACAATTTCACCTATTTCTTCAGCCACGAGGATTCGCGCGACAGCTTCTCCATCCCGCACGACCTGAAGATCCTGAAGGAAGTGTTTCGGCTGGAGCCGGGGGGCTACGCGCGCGACAATGCGTTCTGGAAATCGGCACCGATGGCAGCGCTGATCGCGGCTGCGCCCGAGGCCGAGCGTGCCGCACTGGAAGAGCAGGCTGCCCGAATCACGGAGCGCTATGCTGCCCTTTCCGCGCGCTACCAGGACGGCAAGGCCGACAACGCCATTCCGCTGAACT from Georhizobium profundi includes these protein-coding regions:
- a CDS encoding ribonuclease D, whose amino-acid sequence is MAGNIRLHRGDISIEDAARYTGAIAIDTETLGLVPRRDRLCVVQLSPGDGSADVIQIAAGQKEAPNLVALLANPALPKIFHFGRFDIAVLFNAFGVTCAPVFCTKIASRLTRTYTDRHGLKDNLKELMEVDISKQQQSSDWGAETLTDAQLEYAASDVLYLHGLRDKLSARLERDGRMALAEACFEFLPTRAKLDLIGWEETDIFAHS
- a CDS encoding deaminase, whose amino-acid sequence is MNGNGLAKRLLDVIENDILPLTERGVADGNKVFGAAILRKSDLSLVIAETNNETENPLWHGEVHTLKRFYEMAETPPTGELIFLSTHEPCSMCLSAITWAGFDNFTYFFSHEDSRDSFSIPHDLKILKEVFRLEPGGYARDNAFWKSAPMAALIAAAPEAERAALEEQAARITERYAALSARYQDGKADNAIPLN